GCGGCACGGCGAAGGACAGGGCGAACAACGCCTCGCCGTCGAGGTCGGTCGCGACGAGCGGCATGATCGTGGTGACGGCCATCGCCTCGAACGCGGCGAGGAAGATGATCGAGAACATGCCGATCGAGAGCCATCGGTAGGGCTTGGAAAGCGGCCCTCGGGCGAGCGGCTCGCGGGTGCGCTGCGCCGGCACCTCGCCCGAGTCGGCGGCCGCGGCTTCCGCCGCCTCGGCGGCGTCGGCCGGATGCCCCGTCGCCGGGGAATCCGTCTTCTTCGTCACGTCGCTCACCGATCGAGCCTATCCCCGGCCGCCGACAGGAGCGCCCGACGGCGGCCGCGGCCGCCTCCAGGCCGGGACCACCACGCCGGACGCCCGCGACCTACCGGAAGCGCGGGTCGTTCCCGGCCGCCGTGCTGGCGCGCAGTCCGAGCCCATCCGCGATGTCGCCCCAGGACACGTACGAGAAGTTCGTGGCGTCGCGCTCGGGATCGACGCCGGCGCCGGTCTCGGGCTCGTCGTGCGTGACGAGCAGCCCCTCCCGGTAGTCCCCGACGATGCGGTTGGTCACGGCCAGCCCGTCGGACCCGTTCACCTCGTCGACGCCGTCGACGCCCTCGATGCGGAACGTGCCGACCAGGCGGTTGCCGCCCTGCCGCTGGTAGACGGCGTAGGCGTCGTCGCCCTGGCTCGACACGATCACGTAACCGGTGGCGCCGGGTCCGTAGTACACGTCGACCCCTTCCGCGTCGGCTTCGAGCGCCGAGCCGCCGAAGCCCGCGTCGTCCGGGTCGATCGGCGCGCACTCCTCCGTCTCGGGGTCGTAGGCGTCGTGCACGCCGAAGTCCTTGACGCGGTCGATGAGCCGGGGCTCCGCCGCGCCGAACGGCAGTGCGATGCGCCAGACGCCGACGTCCTCCTGCGCGGCGTAGAGCACCCCGGAGCGTTGGTCGACCGAGAGCCCCTCGAGCTGCGGGCCGACGCCGGGCTCCTCGCACGGCGTCCAGGTGGTGCCGTCGGGCAGCGGGAACGACGACGGCAGCGCGGTCGTCGTGGCATCCGCGTACCCGACGAGGCCACCGGATGCCGCGAGCCGCACGGTCGCGAGGGTCGGTGCGCCCTCCTGCGTGACCACGGCGTACGTCTCGCCCGGGGCGGGCTGCCACACCGCGAGCCCGTACGCGGTGTGCTCCTCCGCCACCGTGGCGCGGTCGGGGCTGAACAGGAACGGCAGGTCGGGCGCGGTGACCTCGGTCAGCGGCGTCGGCGCGTCGGCCCCGGCCGGGTCGATCACGAAGAACCGCAGCTGGTCGTTGTAGCGATCCGAGACCACGGCGAGGTCGACGGATGCCGCGCCGAGCGGCACGTCGTAGGCGATGTCGACGTTGTTGTAGCGGCCCCCGATGCCGTCGGCCCGGGGCGCCGCGGTCGCGACGAGGGACTGCAGCTCGCGGGCGGCGAGGTCGTACACGCGGAGGCCGCCCTCCTTCGCCGTCGTGATGACGATGGAGTCGTGCGAATCGGTCGGATCCACCCAGATCGCCGGGTCGTCACCGCTGGCGTTGCCGCCCCCGGCGTCGTCGTAGAGCGCCGGCGTCTCGGTGCCGGTCGTGACGACCGCGTCGGGAACGGACGGCCGGGCGACTGCGCCGGCCGCGGGAACGAGGAGGAGGGCGAGTGCGGCCGCGGCGGCACCGGCGACGAGGGTCGGCTTCATGTGCAGCATGCTGCCGAGGCCCGGGGAACGGCGCGTGAAGCACCGGGGTGAAGCGGATGAACAGCGCGGCGAGCGCTCAGAACTCCTCGTGCGTGTCGGGGTCGGCGCCCCAGAGCCGCCCGCGGGAGAGGGCCGTGATCGCCTCGACCTCCTCGGGGGCCAGCCCGAACGAGAAGACGTCGAGGTTCTCACGCCGGCGCGCGGCATCCGCCGACTTGGGGATCGGCACCGCCTCGAGTTCGACGTGCCAGCGCAGCACGATCTGTGCCGGGGTGACGCCCTTCTCCGCGGCGAGCGCGGTGATGACGCCCTCCTGCAGCAGCTCGCTGCGCTTGGCGAGCGGGCTCCAGCTCTCGGTACGGATGTCGTGCTCGTCGTGGTAGGCCCGCAGCTCCTCCTGCGGGAAGTACGGGTGCAGCTCCACCTGGTTCACGACGGGCACGACCTGCGTCTCGCGTTCCAGGCGTTCGAGCATCGCGACGGTGAAGTTCGAGACCCCGATGGACCGCACCAGGCCCTTCTCGCGCAGCCGGATCATCGCCCGCCAGGTGTCGACGTACTTGTCGATGCGCGGGTTGGGCCAGTGGATCAGGTAGAGGTCCACCCAGTCGAGGTCGAGGCGGCGGCGCGACTCCTCGAAGCTGGCGAGGGTCTCGTCGAATCCGTGGTGGCGCCCGGGCAGCTTGGTGGTGATCACGAGGTCGCTGCGGTCGACGTCGGTGCGGCGCACGGCCTCGCCGACGACATCCTCGTTGCCGTAGTTGTAGGCGGTGTCGATGAGGCGGTAGCCCTCGGCGATGCCCGACACGATCGCTGCGATGCCCGCCTGCTCGTTGAGCCCGTACGTGCCGAGCCCGAGCGCGGGGATGGAGTTGCCGTCGCGGAGCGAGTACGCGGGAGCGATCATCCACCCATCCTCACTCACGAGGGCGACGGATGCCACTGCCCGCGCCGCTCCCCGACGCTCACGGTCATCCGGCGCGCGGTTGCGCCGCATGCGACCGACCGACCGACCGACCGAACGAACGACCAGCGTCAGCGCGCAGGCAGCTCCGCGAACGCGCGCACGGGGAACGTGCCGAACCCCTCGACCCGCGGCGGCACGGCGGTGAAGCGCGCGCCACGCGCCGGCACGCGGTCGAGCGCGGTGAGGTGCTCGACGACGTGCACGCCCGCCGCGAGCAGGATCGAGTGCGCCGGGCGCTCCCCGCCCGACTCCGTGTCGTCGATGTTCAGCGCGTCGATGCCGACGATCGCGACCCCGGCGTCGACGAGGTGACGGGCTCCGGCCGCGGTGAGGAACGGCGACCCGTGCGCGTACTCGGGCGCGCCGAAGTGCCGGCTCCAGCCGGTGTGCAGCAGCACCGCGGTGCCGGCGAGCTCGCGGTCGAGGAACACCTCGGCAGGAATGCCGCGGTTCGCGGCATCCGTCAACCGGAACACCTCGGCGGGGACGCCGACGAGCGTGGCGAGGTCGAGGCTCGCGAGGTCGCCGCCGTGCGCGTAGCGGTGGAAGGGGCTGTCGAGGTAGGTGCCGGTGTTGCCGGCCATGGTGATGAGGTCGATCGCGAACTCGGTGCCGGGCGCGTAGTGCTCGCGCGATGCCTCGCGCGTGAGGTGCGGCGTGATGGTCGGCGCGGGGATGCCGGGGTAGGTCACGAGCCCTGCCCGGATGGGATGGCTGAGGTCGACGAGCTCCCCGCGCGCACCGAGCCCGCCGAGCGCAGCGGATGCCGCGACATCAGTCGGCATCTCGGTGACGCCGCGCGACCCGCGATGCGCTTCCTCGACGACCTCGAGGTTCGAGAGCTGCACCCGGCCCACCAGCGTGAGCCCGAGGTGCCGCACGAGCAGCTCGCCGACCTGCGCCTCGGTGAGGTCGCGCGACGGGAGGTCGAGGCGGAACGCCTCGGCGCGCAGCGCGCCCCCGTTGACGAAGTCGATCTCGGCGTCGAAGTGGGCGCGGTACTCGGTCAACTGAGCTCCTGGGTGGTCGGGACGGGGGCGGATGCCGCGGGCGCGGCGGATCCCGCGGGCACGGCGGATCCCGCGGGCACGGCGGATCCCGCGCGGGCACCGGACGCGGTGCGGCCGCGCAGGCGTCGCACGACCGTGACGAGCACCGCGGCGAGCCCGAGGATGACGGGCACGAGCAGGTTCGCCCACGCGAGCACGAGCAGCCCCACGGTCATGACCGTGGCGACCACGGCGAGCCACCAGCCGAACGACCAGCGGCGCAGGAGGAGGGTCGCGGCGACCATGCCGGCCGCGTAGATGGCCACCATGTTGCTCGTGTGGATCAGGATGAACGCCGAGAGGTTCATGCCGTTCAGCAGCATGAGCACGAAGTACACGGCCACGAGCGCGGCGGTGAGCAGCAGCGCCCGGCGCGGCACCTCGCCGGCGGCCGCCCCCTTCGCGAAGTAGCGCGGCAGGTCGCCGTCGCGGCCGAGCGCCGACCCGAGCTTCGCGAACGCGGGCAGGTAGGCGTTCATGACGCCGAGGCAGACGATCGCGGTGACGATCGCGACGAGCGTGGAGCCGATGCCCGGCACGGTGGTGTCGACGAGGTCGAGCAGCGGCACGACGCCCTCGCCGGCCTGGTCGCCGAGCACGCCGACGGTCACGACCTGCAGGGCGAGGTAGCCCGCGCCGACCACGACGATCGCGATGGCCGTGGCGAGCGGGATGATGCGGCGGGGATTCCGGAACTCGCCGGCGATGTGCGTGCCGACCTCCCAGCCGGCGAACGCCCAGACGAAGAGGCTGATCGCCGTGCCGACCCCGCCCCACCCGTTGGGCAGGAAGGGCTGGAAGTTCGACGACTCGACGGCCGGGAAGGTCACCGCGACCACGCCCACGACGGTGGCGATGAGGAGGCCGGTGAGCACGAACTGCGCCCACCCGGCGACGCGCACGCCGAACCAGTTCGCGACGAACGGCGGCACGAAGATCGCGAGCGAGATGATCGGCACGGCGGAGCGGTCGACCCCGAGCACCGCGACGACGTACTCGCCGCCCAGCACGGCCAGCACCGGTGCGCCGATGCACACGCCGAAGAAGAACCAGTAGCCCGTCATGCGGGCGGCCGTGTCGCCGAGGGTACGGCGCACGTAGCTGGCGACACCGCCCGGGTCGGGGTAGCGCGAGGCGAGCGCGGCGAAGGTGCCGGCGAGCGGGATGGAGAGCACGAGCACGGCGGCGACGGCCACGATCGAGGCCGGCCCCGCTGCGGCGGCCGCCAGCCCCGGCAGCACGAGGATGCCGGTGCCGAGCACGCTCGCGATGTAGAGCGCCGTGCCCTGCACGAGGCCGAGGGAGCCGCGGTGCTCGCCGGCGGACTCGCTGCCGTCGGCGCCGGCTGCGCCACCGGCGGGTGCGTCGGCGCCCGCCGAGGCGGCGGTCTGGTTCGTGGTCACCCGCTCAGTCTGGAGCATCCCACCGACCTGCGTCGCTGGCAGGGACGACAGCCGCCAACAAGATCCTGCCAAGCGCTGCGCGGACTCGGGTGCGCCGCCCTTCCGCCACTCCGCCGCGGCATCCGCCCGACCGCTACAGGCGGCCGAGCGCCTCGTCGATGTCGCCGAGCAGGTCCTCGACGTCCTCGATGCCGACCGACAGCCGCACGATGGACTCGGGGACCTCCGCCTCGGTGCCGCGCACCGAGGCGTGCGTCATCTCCGAGGGGTAGTTCACGAGCGACTCCACGCCGCCGAGCGACTCCGCGAGCTGGAAGAGCGACGTCGACTCCGCGAACCGGCGGGCCGCCGCGGCGCCCCCCGTCAGCGAGATCGAGATCATGCCGCCGAAGCCCGACATCTGCCGGGCCGCGAGCTCGTGCCCGGGGTGCGCCTCGAGCCCGGGGTAGAACACGTGCTCGATGCCCGCGTGGCCCTCGAGCCGCTGCGCGATCGCCATCGCGTTCTCGCTGTGCCGCTGCATCCGGATGCCGAGCGTCTTGATGCCGCGCGAGGTGAGGAAGGCGTCGAACGGCCCCGACACGGCGCCGGCGGCGAACTGGGTGAACGCCACCCGTTCGGCGAGCTCCTCCTGCCCGGCCGCGAACACGAGCGCCCCGCCGACCACGTCGGAGTGGCCGCCGAGGTACTTCGTGGTGGAGTGCACGACCACGTCGGCGCCGAGGGCGATCGGCTGCTGCAGTGCGGGCGACGCGAACGTGTTGTCGACGACCACGAGCACGCCCGCCTCGCTGCCCAGCTCGGCCAGCGCCGCGACATCCGAGATCTTCATGAGGGGGTTCGAGGGCGTCTCGACCCAGAGCACCTTCGTCGCGCCGAGCTCGATCGCCCCGCGCACCGCGTCGAGGTCGCTCGTGTCGACGGTGGTGTGCCGGATGCCCCACGCGCCGAAGACCTTGCGGATGAGCCGGTGCGTGCCGCCGTAGACGTCGTTGCCGATCACCACGTGGTCGCCGGGCACGAGCACCGTGCGGAGCAGCGCGTCCTCGGCCGCGAGGCCCGACGCGAACGAGAGGCCGCGGATGCCGCCCTCGAGCGCGGCGAGCTGCGTCTCGAGACCCGTGCGGGTGGGATTGCCGCCCCGCGAGTACTCGTAGCCGCCGCGGAGGCCGCCGATGCCGTCCTGCACGTAGGTCGAGGTGAGGTACACGGGCGGGATGACCGCGCCGGTGGTGGGATCGAACTCCTGGCCGGCGTGAATGGCGCGGGTGTCGAAGCGGGCGTCGTCGTGGAGCATGGTGCGGATGCCTTCCGGGTGGTGCGCGCGGCCGGTCAGGCCGACAGGTAGGTGAGGAGGTCGGTACGGGTGATGACGCCGAGCGCCTTGCCGCCGTCGGTGACGAGCAGCGCGGGCGCGGTGGCGAACGCCGAGCGGGCGGTGGCGACGGGCTCGTTCACGCCGATGAGGTCGAGCGGCTCGCCCACGACGGTCGACACCTCGTCGGTGAGCTTCGCCTTCCCCGAGAACACGAGGTCGAGCAGCACCTCCTCGTGCAGCGCGCCGAGCACCTCGCCGAGCACCACGGGGGGCTCCGCCGAGAGCACGACGAGCTGTGAGACGCCCGTCTCGGTCATGCGGTCGATGGCCTCCCGCACGGTGTCGGCCGGGTGCACGTAGACGAGGGGCGCCGTGCGGTCGGCCTTCGCGCCGAGCAGGTCGCGCACCGTGTGGCCGGCGGGTGCGTTGCCGAAGCCGTAGGCGCGCAGCCACTTGTCGTTGAAGATCTTGCCGAGGTAGCCGCGACCGGAGTCGGGCAGCAGCACCACGAACACGTCGTCGGGGCCGGCGGATGCCGCGGCCTTCAGCGCCGCGACCACGGCCATGCCGCTCGAGCCGCCCACGAGGATGCCCTCCTCGCGCGCGAGCCGGCGCGTCATCGCGAACGACTCGGCGTCGCTGACCGCGATGATCTCGTGCGGCACGGCGGGGTCGTAGGCCGTCGGCCAGAAGTCCTCGCCGACGCCCTCCACGAAGTAGGGGCGGCCGGTGCCGCCCGAGTAGACGGAGCCCTCGGGGTCCGCGCCGATGATGCGCACGGTGTCGCCCGACACCTCGCGCAGGTAGCGGCCGGTGCCCGTGATGGTGCCCCCCGTGCCCACGCCCGCCACGAAGTGCGTGACCGTGCCGTCGGTGTCGCGCCAGATCTCGGGGCCGGTGGTCTCGTAGTGCGAGCGCGGCCCGTTCGGGTTCGAGTACTGGTCGGGCTTGAACGCGCCGGGGATCTCGCGTGCGAGCCGGTCGGACACCCCGTAGTACGACTCGGGGCTGTCGGGCGCCACCGCGGTCGGGGTCACGACCACCTCGGCGCCGTAGGCCGTGAGCACGTTGCGCTTGTCCTCGCCGACCTTGTCGGGGCACACGAAGATGCACTTGTAGCCGCGCTGCTGGGCCACCAGCGCAAGGCCGACGCCGGTGTTGCCGCTCGTCGGCTCCACGATGGTGCCGCCCGGCTTCAGCTTGCCCTCGCGCTCGGCGGCGTCGATGATGCGCGCGGCGATGCGGTCCTTCGATGAGCCGCCCGGGTTGAAGTACTCGAGCTTGACCAGCACCGTGGCATCCGTCACCCCCGCGGTGACCTTGTGGAGCT
This DNA window, taken from Agromyces sp. 3263, encodes the following:
- a CDS encoding cystathionine gamma-synthase, whose translation is MLHDDARFDTRAIHAGQEFDPTTGAVIPPVYLTSTYVQDGIGGLRGGYEYSRGGNPTRTGLETQLAALEGGIRGLSFASGLAAEDALLRTVLVPGDHVVIGNDVYGGTHRLIRKVFGAWGIRHTTVDTSDLDAVRGAIELGATKVLWVETPSNPLMKISDVAALAELGSEAGVLVVVDNTFASPALQQPIALGADVVVHSTTKYLGGHSDVVGGALVFAAGQEELAERVAFTQFAAGAVSGPFDAFLTSRGIKTLGIRMQRHSENAMAIAQRLEGHAGIEHVFYPGLEAHPGHELAARQMSGFGGMISISLTGGAAAARRFAESTSLFQLAESLGGVESLVNYPSEMTHASVRGTEAEVPESIVRLSVGIEDVEDLLGDIDEALGRL
- a CDS encoding amino acid permease — its product is MTTNQTAASAGADAPAGGAAGADGSESAGEHRGSLGLVQGTALYIASVLGTGILVLPGLAAAAAGPASIVAVAAVLVLSIPLAGTFAALASRYPDPGGVASYVRRTLGDTAARMTGYWFFFGVCIGAPVLAVLGGEYVVAVLGVDRSAVPIISLAIFVPPFVANWFGVRVAGWAQFVLTGLLIATVVGVVAVTFPAVESSNFQPFLPNGWGGVGTAISLFVWAFAGWEVGTHIAGEFRNPRRIIPLATAIAIVVVGAGYLALQVVTVGVLGDQAGEGVVPLLDLVDTTVPGIGSTLVAIVTAIVCLGVMNAYLPAFAKLGSALGRDGDLPRYFAKGAAAGEVPRRALLLTAALVAVYFVLMLLNGMNLSAFILIHTSNMVAIYAAGMVAATLLLRRWSFGWWLAVVATVMTVGLLVLAWANLLVPVILGLAAVLVTVVRRLRGRTASGARAGSAVPAGSAVPAGSAAPAASAPVPTTQELS
- a CDS encoding aldo/keto reductase, whose protein sequence is MIAPAYSLRDGNSIPALGLGTYGLNEQAGIAAIVSGIAEGYRLIDTAYNYGNEDVVGEAVRRTDVDRSDLVITTKLPGRHHGFDETLASFEESRRRLDLDWVDLYLIHWPNPRIDKYVDTWRAMIRLREKGLVRSIGVSNFTVAMLERLERETQVVPVVNQVELHPYFPQEELRAYHDEHDIRTESWSPLAKRSELLQEGVITALAAEKGVTPAQIVLRWHVELEAVPIPKSADAARRRENLDVFSFGLAPEEVEAITALSRGRLWGADPDTHEEF
- a CDS encoding cyclase family protein yields the protein MTEYRAHFDAEIDFVNGGALRAEAFRLDLPSRDLTEAQVGELLVRHLGLTLVGRVQLSNLEVVEEAHRGSRGVTEMPTDVAASAALGGLGARGELVDLSHPIRAGLVTYPGIPAPTITPHLTREASREHYAPGTEFAIDLITMAGNTGTYLDSPFHRYAHGGDLASLDLATLVGVPAEVFRLTDAANRGIPAEVFLDRELAGTAVLLHTGWSRHFGAPEYAHGSPFLTAAGARHLVDAGVAIVGIDALNIDDTESGGERPAHSILLAAGVHVVEHLTALDRVPARGARFTAVPPRVEGFGTFPVRAFAELPAR
- a CDS encoding phytase — protein: MKPTLVAGAAAAALALLLVPAAGAVARPSVPDAVVTTGTETPALYDDAGGGNASGDDPAIWVDPTDSHDSIVITTAKEGGLRVYDLAARELQSLVATAAPRADGIGGRYNNVDIAYDVPLGAASVDLAVVSDRYNDQLRFFVIDPAGADAPTPLTEVTAPDLPFLFSPDRATVAEEHTAYGLAVWQPAPGETYAVVTQEGAPTLATVRLAASGGLVGYADATTTALPSSFPLPDGTTWTPCEEPGVGPQLEGLSVDQRSGVLYAAQEDVGVWRIALPFGAAEPRLIDRVKDFGVHDAYDPETEECAPIDPDDAGFGGSALEADAEGVDVYYGPGATGYVIVSSQGDDAYAVYQRQGGNRLVGTFRIEGVDGVDEVNGSDGLAVTNRIVGDYREGLLVTHDEPETGAGVDPERDATNFSYVSWGDIADGLGLRASTAAGNDPRFR
- a CDS encoding cystathionine beta-synthase, which translates into the protein MKYAETIVDLVGDTPLVKLHKVTAGVTDATVLVKLEYFNPGGSSKDRIAARIIDAAEREGKLKPGGTIVEPTSGNTGVGLALVAQQRGYKCIFVCPDKVGEDKRNVLTAYGAEVVVTPTAVAPDSPESYYGVSDRLAREIPGAFKPDQYSNPNGPRSHYETTGPEIWRDTDGTVTHFVAGVGTGGTITGTGRYLREVSGDTVRIIGADPEGSVYSGGTGRPYFVEGVGEDFWPTAYDPAVPHEIIAVSDAESFAMTRRLAREEGILVGGSSGMAVVAALKAAASAGPDDVFVVLLPDSGRGYLGKIFNDKWLRAYGFGNAPAGHTVRDLLGAKADRTAPLVYVHPADTVREAIDRMTETGVSQLVVLSAEPPVVLGEVLGALHEEVLLDLVFSGKAKLTDEVSTVVGEPLDLIGVNEPVATARSAFATAPALLVTDGGKALGVITRTDLLTYLSA